Proteins from a genomic interval of Sporolactobacillus sp. Y61:
- a CDS encoding MMPL family transporter, whose translation MRGIIKARWLILSLWLVATVVLVAMQPDINAILRDRGQKALNENSPSVQADAILSKMERSKGTNDLIVFYDKNKISNNELNQIRQGVEQLRDDADTLGVAEIMDPFSLPEAKNSLISKDKTTVMVSFKLDKKSREIDDIKKAIDQRLDKVTVTHYLTGEDFINNDYLKASQGGVEKSAALTVLFILIVLVLMFRSIVTPVISLLAVMFSYLCSMGVAAQLIDKAGFPLTSLTQMLLILILFGIGTDYNILLLNRFKEELSKGLSIDDAIVSTYQTAGKTIFYSILTVFIAFAALIFSQSPIYRSGIVVVIGVAFLLLEMITLTPFAMKLLGQRLFWPSKSSKGHGENRMWAGTATLATQHPIVSVIVVAVLIVPAVFFYQEKLNFDTISELGNSYPSSKAMNIVADHFGKGNAMPATVVIENKKALDNNESLAAIDRLTGQLEKIKGVKEVSSITRPQGQEVNGFYIGDQTKSVTEGLSATRKGVDQIGGGLKTAQEKLGSADFSKVNKMVDGTARLENGMTALTSGLKQIQNGLGGTGQSQNISDGIGQIESNLEKMSGAVHTLADNYDQMQSGYAKMGTSYQDTAKALLGVKNALTQMQMLTAALGESSPGVASDQNYLQLKAGIDQLSASLARITPEGINALNKNYNALTTGFKTANTHLAEMSAGLSKMAEGLVKTKSGLDSASSGIGKIVTNMDQVTDGLGQMKSGQQKLADGLNGFHTFSDKLADVNKGLDQISSGLGKTNTFLTQLNTNRSFSIPDEALKDKQYQQALDAFMSKDRTITKITVILDNDPYSKQALNTIRHMNTTVENGVKGTTLTDAKAAVSGPSSTTYDTNNVLTKDLNRLTVIVLIGVLLVLIVVMRSFWIPVFITVSLMGAYYAAMFVLNALFISMFGLEGISSFVPFFAFIVIVALGVDYSIFLLARYKEYPLMSGKEAIVEAAKRVGTIILSAFVILGGTFATLMPSGIVLLIELATAVITGLIVLCFIMLPIFVPAMISLFDSPPKFKRNAE comes from the coding sequence GTGAGAGGAATCATTAAAGCGCGTTGGCTCATTTTATCCTTATGGCTTGTTGCAACGGTTGTGCTCGTTGCTATGCAGCCGGATATCAATGCCATCCTGAGAGACAGAGGGCAGAAGGCATTAAACGAAAACAGCCCGTCGGTACAAGCCGACGCCATATTGAGTAAAATGGAAAGGTCGAAGGGAACCAATGACCTTATTGTCTTTTATGATAAGAATAAAATTTCCAATAATGAGCTGAATCAGATCAGGCAGGGTGTGGAACAATTACGTGATGATGCAGACACGCTCGGAGTTGCCGAAATCATGGATCCCTTCAGCCTGCCTGAAGCGAAAAATTCGCTGATTTCGAAAGATAAAACAACGGTAATGGTGAGCTTCAAGTTAGATAAAAAGTCTCGAGAAATCGATGATATTAAGAAAGCTATTGATCAGCGGCTGGACAAGGTCACGGTTACTCATTATCTGACCGGCGAGGATTTCATTAATAATGACTATTTAAAGGCATCTCAGGGCGGAGTTGAGAAAAGTGCGGCACTGACCGTTCTGTTCATTTTAATTGTTCTTGTCCTTATGTTTCGATCCATCGTGACACCGGTCATTTCGTTACTTGCGGTTATGTTCTCCTACCTTTGCTCAATGGGGGTCGCTGCTCAGCTGATTGACAAAGCAGGTTTCCCGCTAACCAGTCTGACGCAGATGCTGCTTATTCTGATCCTGTTCGGCATTGGGACCGATTATAATATATTGCTGTTAAACCGCTTTAAGGAAGAACTGTCAAAAGGATTGTCTATTGACGATGCGATTGTCTCGACTTACCAAACGGCCGGAAAAACGATTTTCTACAGTATCCTGACTGTCTTTATCGCTTTTGCGGCACTTATATTCTCTCAATCGCCAATCTATCGGTCGGGCATTGTCGTGGTCATTGGTGTTGCGTTTCTGTTGCTCGAGATGATCACCCTGACTCCGTTTGCGATGAAACTGCTCGGTCAAAGGCTGTTCTGGCCATCCAAAAGTAGTAAAGGACATGGGGAGAACAGAATGTGGGCAGGAACTGCAACGCTCGCCACCCAGCATCCGATTGTTTCCGTAATCGTTGTGGCTGTACTTATTGTTCCGGCCGTGTTTTTCTATCAGGAAAAATTAAACTTTGATACGATCAGCGAACTGGGCAACAGCTATCCTTCCTCTAAAGCCATGAATATTGTGGCGGATCATTTTGGCAAAGGTAATGCAATGCCGGCCACTGTCGTCATTGAGAATAAAAAAGCTTTAGACAATAACGAATCTCTGGCGGCAATCGATCGACTAACCGGGCAACTGGAAAAAATTAAAGGCGTTAAAGAAGTTTCTTCCATAACCAGGCCTCAGGGACAAGAAGTGAATGGGTTTTACATCGGTGATCAGACGAAGTCGGTCACAGAGGGATTGTCCGCGACACGGAAGGGCGTCGATCAGATCGGCGGCGGTCTGAAAACGGCTCAGGAAAAACTTGGCTCGGCTGATTTCTCTAAAGTCAATAAGATGGTCGACGGAACAGCCAGACTTGAGAATGGCATGACTGCTCTCACCAGCGGACTTAAGCAAATTCAAAATGGGCTCGGAGGCACCGGTCAATCACAAAATATCAGTGACGGGATCGGACAAATTGAAAGTAATCTTGAAAAAATGAGTGGTGCTGTGCATACACTCGCTGATAACTATGATCAGATGCAGTCCGGCTATGCAAAAATGGGCACCAGTTATCAAGACACCGCAAAAGCGCTGCTCGGCGTCAAGAATGCACTCACGCAGATGCAAATGCTGACGGCGGCGCTCGGTGAAAGCAGTCCGGGAGTTGCCAGTGATCAGAACTATCTTCAATTAAAAGCAGGCATCGATCAGTTGTCTGCATCATTGGCCAGGATCACCCCGGAAGGCATCAATGCATTGAACAAGAACTACAATGCACTGACGACCGGATTCAAAACGGCGAACACGCATCTGGCTGAGATGAGTGCCGGCCTGTCCAAAATGGCGGAAGGACTTGTAAAAACGAAAAGCGGTCTTGACAGCGCCTCTTCAGGCATCGGAAAGATCGTTACCAATATGGACCAGGTAACGGACGGACTGGGACAAATGAAATCCGGTCAGCAGAAGCTGGCAGATGGGCTTAACGGGTTCCATACATTCAGCGACAAGCTGGCGGATGTCAATAAAGGATTGGATCAAATATCCAGCGGCCTGGGAAAGACCAACACTTTTCTCACGCAGCTTAATACAAATCGAAGCTTCTCAATACCAGATGAAGCACTGAAAGATAAACAGTATCAGCAGGCTTTGGATGCGTTCATGTCCAAAGACCGGACCATTACCAAAATAACGGTGATTCTCGATAATGACCCTTATTCAAAGCAAGCTTTAAATACAATCAGGCACATGAATACAACGGTGGAGAACGGAGTGAAAGGAACAACTTTGACTGATGCCAAGGCAGCCGTTTCCGGTCCAAGCTCGACAACCTATGACACAAACAATGTTCTGACAAAAGATTTGAATCGCTTAACGGTTATTGTACTCATTGGCGTGTTGCTTGTACTGATCGTTGTGATGCGTTCCTTCTGGATCCCGGTGTTTATCACGGTGTCTCTAATGGGGGCCTACTATGCGGCCATGTTTGTCCTGAACGCTTTGTTCATCAGTATGTTTGGCCTGGAGGGAATCTCCTCTTTCGTTCCATTCTTCGCCTTTATCGTGATCGTTGCTCTGGGCGTAGACTACAGCATCTTTCTGCTGGCGCGTTATAAGGAATATCCGCTGATGTCGGGCAAGGAAGCGATTGTCGAAGCCGCAAAACGAGTGGGCACCATCATTTTGTCGGCCTTCGTGATCCTTGGGGGAACCTTCGCGACACTGATGCCGTCAGGAATTGTGCTCCTTATTGAGCTGGCAACGGCTGTCATTACCGGTCTGATCGTACTCTGCTTCATTATGCTTCCGATCTTTGTTCCGGCGATGATTTCACTCTTTGACTCGCCACCAAAGTTTAAAAGGAACGCAGAATGA
- a CDS encoding cytochrome P450, whose amino-acid sequence MTTETEIPRDDGLDNSLALLREGYVFIRNRCRQLQTDIFQTRLLAQNVICMTGPEAAELFYDEERFVRKGAAPKRVQKTLLGQNGVQGLDGARHRHRKQMFMKLMSPERLQVIVDLTKKQWRETSKKWMQRDQVVLFDEVQEMLCKIACEWAGVSIIDQEVKNRANDLGKMVDAFGAMGPRHWQGRSARVRSEQWAGQIIEHVRKGEMDPPEDAAAYAMAWYREPNGRLLDTQIAAVELLNILRPIVAIATYITFGAHALHEHPECMDKLQSGKGDVRPFVQEVRRYYPFTPFVGARVRREFAWKQYPFKRGTLVLLDVYGTHHDPRLWDRPDEFRPDRFHHWAGGLFDFIPQGGGDRDYGHRCAGEWLTLKVMEASLDFLANQIMYHVPVQDLSISLSRIPTLPASRLIISNVRQRNN is encoded by the coding sequence ATGACTACAGAAACAGAAATCCCCCGTGATGATGGGCTGGATAATAGTCTGGCTTTGTTAAGGGAAGGGTATGTGTTTATCCGGAACAGATGCCGTCAGTTGCAAACTGATATTTTCCAAACCCGTCTTCTCGCTCAGAATGTGATTTGCATGACCGGACCTGAAGCGGCAGAACTCTTTTATGATGAAGAGCGGTTTGTTCGCAAGGGAGCGGCACCAAAAAGAGTCCAGAAAACGCTGCTTGGACAGAACGGCGTTCAGGGACTGGATGGCGCCCGGCACAGGCACCGCAAACAAATGTTCATGAAACTGATGAGTCCTGAACGCCTGCAGGTGATTGTCGATCTGACAAAAAAACAATGGCGGGAAACGAGTAAAAAGTGGATGCAAAGGGATCAGGTTGTCCTCTTCGATGAAGTGCAGGAAATGTTGTGTAAAATCGCCTGCGAATGGGCAGGCGTCTCAATCATCGACCAGGAAGTGAAAAACAGAGCGAACGATCTTGGCAAGATGGTGGACGCTTTTGGCGCAATGGGACCGAGGCACTGGCAGGGAAGAAGTGCCCGGGTAAGATCTGAACAATGGGCCGGACAAATCATTGAACACGTTCGAAAGGGAGAGATGGATCCCCCGGAAGATGCAGCCGCATACGCTATGGCCTGGTATCGCGAGCCAAATGGCAGGCTCCTTGACACGCAAATTGCAGCAGTAGAACTGCTGAATATATTAAGGCCGATTGTTGCGATCGCAACCTATATTACCTTTGGTGCCCATGCGCTTCATGAACATCCGGAATGTATGGACAAACTGCAGTCTGGAAAAGGGGACGTTCGCCCATTTGTTCAGGAAGTCCGCCGCTACTATCCTTTTACTCCCTTTGTGGGTGCCCGGGTGCGCCGGGAATTCGCCTGGAAGCAGTATCCATTCAAGCGGGGCACACTGGTCCTGCTCGATGTATATGGGACCCATCATGATCCCCGCCTCTGGGATCGGCCGGATGAGTTTCGGCCGGATCGTTTTCATCACTGGGCGGGCGGTCTATTTGACTTCATTCCTCAGGGGGGAGGAGACAGAGATTATGGGCATCGCTGCGCTGGAGAATGGTTAACCCTTAAAGTCATGGAGGCGAGTCTGGATTTTCTGGCAAATCAAATCATGTATCATGTACCCGTTCAGGATTTGAGCATCAGTCTGTCGAGGATTCCCACTTTACCCGCCAGCCGATTGATCATCAGTAACGTCAGGCAGAGAAATAACTGA
- a CDS encoding TetR/AcrR family transcriptional regulator, whose translation MVGTKNNRRTQYTIQVIKEAFLRLLNTNELSKITVTQICREADVNRGTFYLHFNDPLDLFHNIETDLTNQIRPVLAMRPQEQLHDWLKRLIIILKDNEAVSQLILANYRDGIMINELFSEVQEQAIEEFKEDFHEQDPHILKYYFSYFVNGSISAILSWFADEEDQSIEGITKALANVLSRSTE comes from the coding sequence ATGGTGGGTACAAAGAATAACAGACGCACCCAATATACGATCCAGGTAATCAAGGAGGCCTTTTTACGTCTTCTGAACACGAATGAGCTCTCCAAAATAACGGTTACTCAAATTTGCAGGGAAGCGGATGTCAATCGGGGAACCTTTTATTTGCATTTTAACGACCCGCTTGATTTATTTCATAACATTGAAACGGATCTGACCAATCAAATCCGACCGGTTTTAGCCATGCGTCCGCAAGAACAGCTTCATGACTGGCTAAAAAGACTGATTATTATACTTAAAGATAACGAAGCAGTTAGCCAATTGATTTTGGCAAATTACCGTGACGGTATCATGATCAATGAGTTGTTTTCTGAAGTACAGGAACAAGCGATCGAGGAATTTAAAGAGGATTTTCATGAGCAGGATCCTCACATTCTAAAGTATTACTTTTCCTATTTTGTCAATGGTTCAATTAGCGCTATTTTAAGTTGGTTCGCAGATGAGGAGGATCAATCGATTGAGGGAATTACTAAAGCTTTAGCAAACGTCTTGTCGCGATCAACGGAATAA
- a CDS encoding rhodanese-like domain-containing protein, producing MYEELTPEEVERLVRNHTPLSIIDVREPFEFAGGHIPGAINISVNEIPNRIGEINKEQEHIMVCQSGNRSDVASAILSANGFKVKNMAGGMMNWHGPIER from the coding sequence ATGTATGAAGAACTGACACCTGAAGAAGTCGAACGTCTGGTGCGCAACCATACACCGTTAAGTATTATTGATGTCCGTGAACCGTTTGAATTTGCCGGGGGACATATTCCGGGGGCGATCAATATTTCGGTTAATGAGATTCCGAACCGAATCGGTGAAATCAACAAAGAGCAAGAACACATCATGGTTTGTCAATCCGGAAACAGAAGCGATGTGGCTTCTGCCATCCTGTCCGCAAATGGATTTAAGGTGAAAAATATGGCCGGCGGAATGATGAACTGGCACGGACCGATTGAACGCTAA
- a CDS encoding rhodanese-like domain-containing protein, translating into MKCLFFCRPKIKKISTSELKETYLPDKKGKYFLDVRTKPEFSSRSIPGFINIPLQTLKNHLNKIPKEKEVVVICQSGMRSSVACKFLKKAGYEKVTNVRGGMNRW; encoded by the coding sequence ATGAAATGCCTGTTCTTTTGCAGACCTAAAATAAAGAAGATAAGCACTTCGGAACTAAAAGAGACTTATCTGCCTGATAAAAAGGGAAAATACTTTCTTGATGTGCGCACAAAGCCGGAGTTCAGCAGTCGATCCATCCCGGGCTTTATCAATATTCCGCTGCAAACTTTGAAAAATCATCTCAACAAGATCCCGAAAGAAAAAGAAGTCGTCGTCATCTGTCAAAGCGGTATGAGAAGCTCAGTCGCCTGCAAGTTTTTGAAAAAAGCGGGCTATGAAAAAGTGACCAATGTACGCGGCGGGATGAATCGCTGGTAG
- a CDS encoding FAD-dependent oxidoreductase — translation MKYVIIGGVAGGMSAATRLRRLNEEAEIIVVERGPYVSFANCGLPYFIGGVIQERSQLLVQTAEKLYQRFRLDVRTESEATHINREQKEVTITHHGKTYKETYDALILSTGAHPMRPPIKGMDQAEHVFTLRDVPDAERIVHDLQQRQADRAVIIGAGFIGLEMAENLAERGLKVTIIEREHQVLPPLDPEMAASVEAELKEHGIEVLKGKTVTGFEEKGAVLVMDDGRRIATDLTLLSVGVVPESALAEQAGLALGIRRSISVNDQLQTSDPNIYAIGDAIEVTQTISGKAAVIPLASPANRQGRMVADILSGMKRSYKGTLGTSIVKVFDTSAAVTGLSEKMLQRYQIPYEALHTSPPDHASYYPGSSQMTLKLLFDPESGKLLGAQAVGKKGIDKTIDVLAAAIHGQMTVHDLTELELAYAPPFNSAKAPVNLIGYASENLLEGKVQHVQWNEVDRLVEQGAMLIDVRTAQEYGNGTIQRAVNIPLDDLRERLREIPKNRDLIVTCQVGLRGYLASRILAQKGYRVKNLDGGYKLYKTVFPEKVTE, via the coding sequence ATGAAATACGTCATTATTGGCGGGGTGGCCGGTGGGATGTCGGCAGCCACGCGGCTTCGCCGATTAAATGAAGAAGCAGAGATTATTGTCGTGGAACGCGGTCCTTATGTTTCTTTTGCCAACTGCGGTCTTCCTTATTTTATTGGCGGCGTGATCCAGGAACGGTCACAGCTGCTTGTGCAGACGGCAGAAAAGCTGTACCAGCGTTTTCGTCTGGATGTGCGGACAGAAAGTGAAGCAACACATATTAATCGAGAACAAAAGGAAGTGACCATTACTCATCATGGAAAGACTTATAAAGAAACCTATGACGCTTTGATTCTCTCAACCGGGGCGCACCCGATGCGTCCGCCAATTAAAGGAATGGACCAGGCGGAGCATGTATTCACGCTACGCGATGTTCCGGATGCTGAACGCATTGTTCACGATCTGCAGCAGCGTCAAGCAGATCGGGCCGTGATTATCGGTGCCGGTTTTATCGGCCTGGAAATGGCCGAGAACCTTGCAGAACGCGGACTTAAAGTGACGATCATTGAACGGGAGCATCAAGTCCTTCCCCCGCTTGACCCGGAAATGGCGGCCAGCGTAGAAGCTGAACTGAAAGAGCACGGTATTGAGGTGCTCAAAGGAAAAACCGTCACGGGTTTTGAAGAAAAGGGTGCCGTTCTGGTGATGGATGATGGGCGGCGCATAGCGACAGATTTGACCCTTTTATCAGTCGGCGTCGTTCCAGAATCAGCCTTAGCTGAGCAAGCAGGCTTAGCGCTGGGTATCCGCCGCAGCATATCGGTTAATGATCAGCTACAGACCAGTGATCCAAATATTTATGCGATCGGTGATGCAATCGAAGTGACTCAGACAATCAGCGGGAAAGCCGCAGTTATTCCACTCGCCTCACCGGCCAATCGCCAGGGACGAATGGTTGCTGATATTCTAAGCGGTATGAAACGCAGTTACAAGGGGACTCTGGGTACATCTATTGTGAAAGTTTTTGATACATCTGCCGCTGTAACAGGATTAAGTGAAAAAATGCTGCAGAGATATCAGATCCCTTATGAAGCGCTGCACACCAGTCCGCCGGATCACGCGTCTTATTATCCGGGCAGCTCGCAGATGACACTTAAGCTGCTCTTTGACCCGGAATCCGGAAAGTTACTGGGTGCTCAGGCGGTTGGCAAAAAGGGGATCGATAAAACCATCGATGTGCTTGCCGCGGCGATCCATGGACAGATGACGGTTCATGACCTGACTGAGCTTGAACTTGCCTATGCGCCGCCGTTTAACTCGGCAAAGGCTCCGGTTAATTTAATCGGTTATGCGTCAGAAAATCTGCTGGAAGGCAAAGTGCAGCATGTTCAGTGGAATGAGGTCGACCGGCTGGTAGAACAGGGGGCAATGCTCATTGATGTTCGGACAGCACAGGAATACGGGAACGGAACCATCCAGAGAGCGGTGAATATTCCTTTGGACGATCTTCGTGAACGATTACGTGAGATTCCGAAAAACCGTGATTTGATTGTGACTTGTCAGGTGGGCCTTCGCGGCTATCTCGCATCTCGTATTCTTGCTCAGAAAGGCTATCGGGTTAAGAATTTAGATGGAGGATATAAACTATATAAAACTGTTTTTCCGGAGAAAGTAACGGAATGA
- a CDS encoding glutaredoxin family protein produces MNEITVYTTNTCPFCHMVKNFLREKGLLFKEVNVQQDPAAGQRLVETTGQMGVPQTNVNGQWVLGFDPNRIMSLIHD; encoded by the coding sequence ATGAATGAAATTACTGTGTATACGACTAATACCTGTCCCTTCTGCCATATGGTAAAAAACTTTCTGAGAGAAAAAGGGCTGCTTTTTAAAGAAGTGAATGTCCAGCAAGACCCGGCTGCCGGTCAGCGTCTTGTCGAAACAACCGGACAAATGGGCGTACCCCAAACAAACGTGAATGGACAATGGGTACTCGGATTTGATCCAAATCGGATTATGAGTCTGATTCATGACTAA
- a CDS encoding TrkA family potassium uptake protein yields the protein MKIIVIGGGQIGSYVARMMLASGNDVKIIEHREKLIKDIRHHFPDDLIIEGDEASPKVLEKAGISEADVLAAVTDADEINLVASTIAKFEFQTDRVIACVNNPKNDWLFTAEMGVDVKISQANLLARVIADQIDMDNMVTLMRLNHGDNSIVEVTVHGGAKADGFALKDIPIPNETVLIAIQRGNKNIVARGNTVLKAGDHILAYTKTADQGVLFELMR from the coding sequence ATGAAAATTATCGTAATAGGCGGCGGGCAGATTGGTTCCTACGTTGCCCGGATGATGTTAGCGTCAGGAAACGATGTGAAAATAATCGAGCACAGAGAAAAGCTGATCAAAGATATCCGACATCATTTCCCGGATGATTTGATTATTGAGGGCGATGAAGCAAGCCCGAAAGTGCTGGAGAAGGCCGGAATCAGCGAAGCAGATGTTCTGGCCGCCGTAACAGATGCCGATGAGATCAATCTGGTGGCGTCGACCATTGCGAAGTTTGAATTCCAGACAGATCGCGTCATCGCCTGTGTCAATAATCCGAAAAACGACTGGCTTTTTACGGCGGAAATGGGCGTCGACGTCAAGATCAGTCAGGCTAACCTCCTGGCCCGCGTCATTGCGGATCAGATTGATATGGATAATATGGTCACGCTGATGCGGTTAAATCATGGTGACAATTCAATTGTCGAAGTAACAGTCCATGGCGGCGCCAAAGCAGACGGCTTTGCCCTGAAAGATATTCCGATTCCGAATGAAACCGTACTCATCGCCATTCAGAGAGGAAACAAAAATATTGTTGCCCGGGGAAATACAGTACTGAAAGCAGGCGACCACATTCTGGCTTATACGAAAACAGCTGATCAAGGCGTTTTATTTGAGTTAATGCGCTGA
- the adhE gene encoding bifunctional acetaldehyde-CoA/alcohol dehydrogenase → MLKTAKQNDKEKSLEQKAAGRPSRPEADLESIKKYIDSLVQKSTKALDTLAHFNQGQVDKICEAIAIAALDNHMKLAKMAVEETGRGVVEDKDVKNIYASKYIWDKIRHDKTVGIIEEDDQEQIVKIAEPVGVIAGVTPVTNPTSTVIFKSLIALKTRNTIIFGFHPQAQKSCVETARIIAEAAVKAGAPQNCIQWIEKPSIQATGALMNHPGVATVLATGGPGMVKAAYSTGKPALGVGPGNGPAYIEKTADIKQAVNDITLSKTFDNGMICASENSVIVDEAIYEAVKDEFKRLGSVVIDKKDNDALGDAMMDPKRGSVRGPIAGKSAYEIARLAGISVPKETRVLIAEIDGVGPDYPLSREKLSPVLSMYKVKDHAEGFKIAEQLLDFGGAGHTAAIHTKDQALIKRFGIEMKACRIIVNSPSALGGLGNLYNNMVPSLTLGTGSYGHNSISHNLSDFDLLNIKIVAKRRNNMQWVKLPPRIYFERNALRYLKQMSDIHRVFLVCDPDMVKLGYADRVVDMLNRRREAPSIEIFSQVEPDPTTDTICRGVDSMKQFHPDTIIALGGGSAMDAAKGMWLFYERPDVLFTAAKQKFHDTHKRTCKVPELKKVKYIGIPTTSGTGSEVTPYAVITDVKTHVKYPITDYALQPDVAIIDPQFVETLPKRTVAWSGLDVLTHAVEAYVSVYASDYTRGWSLQAIKLVFENLRASYAGDQDAREAMHNASTIAGMAIANAFLGINHSLAHKLGDEFGLPHGLAISIMFPQVVRYNAKIPTKLAIWPKYNRFRADEDYAAIARFLGFKGSTTEELVESFVQEFIKLAHDVDVTLNLKDNQVEKKHFDATVDKLAELAYEDQCTSTNPKEPLISELKQLLTNAYEGVGTEV, encoded by the coding sequence ATGTTAAAGACGGCTAAACAAAATGACAAAGAGAAAAGTCTGGAACAGAAAGCTGCAGGTCGACCAAGCCGCCCGGAGGCAGATCTGGAATCAATTAAGAAATATATTGACAGTCTGGTTCAGAAATCAACAAAAGCTCTGGATACATTGGCACATTTTAACCAGGGTCAGGTGGATAAAATCTGTGAAGCGATAGCGATTGCCGCACTGGACAATCACATGAAACTGGCGAAGATGGCCGTAGAGGAAACCGGACGCGGGGTTGTTGAGGATAAGGATGTCAAAAACATTTATGCAAGCAAATACATCTGGGACAAGATTCGCCACGACAAAACGGTTGGGATCATTGAGGAAGATGATCAGGAACAGATCGTTAAGATTGCTGAACCTGTGGGCGTCATTGCCGGGGTCACGCCGGTAACCAACCCGACATCGACGGTGATCTTCAAATCTCTGATTGCACTGAAAACACGTAATACGATCATTTTCGGTTTCCACCCGCAGGCGCAGAAGTCCTGTGTGGAAACGGCCAGAATTATTGCCGAGGCGGCAGTGAAAGCCGGTGCGCCGCAAAATTGTATTCAGTGGATTGAAAAGCCCAGCATTCAGGCAACTGGCGCGCTGATGAATCATCCAGGCGTCGCGACCGTACTGGCAACCGGTGGCCCGGGCATGGTTAAGGCGGCGTATTCAACCGGTAAGCCGGCACTCGGTGTCGGCCCCGGGAATGGTCCCGCTTATATTGAAAAGACGGCAGACATCAAACAGGCGGTCAATGACATCACCCTTTCCAAAACGTTCGATAACGGTATGATCTGTGCCTCAGAAAACAGTGTGATTGTTGATGAGGCGATTTATGAGGCGGTTAAGGATGAGTTTAAGCGGCTGGGCAGCGTAGTTATTGATAAAAAGGATAACGACGCGCTTGGCGACGCCATGATGGATCCAAAGCGCGGAAGCGTCCGCGGGCCGATTGCCGGGAAATCCGCTTATGAGATTGCCAGATTAGCCGGGATCAGCGTACCGAAGGAAACCCGGGTACTGATTGCTGAGATTGATGGCGTAGGTCCGGACTATCCGTTGTCGCGTGAGAAGCTGTCCCCTGTGCTCTCCATGTACAAGGTAAAGGATCATGCAGAGGGATTTAAGATTGCTGAACAGCTGCTGGACTTTGGTGGTGCCGGTCATACGGCGGCGATACATACAAAGGATCAGGCACTGATTAAACGGTTTGGAATTGAAATGAAGGCCTGCCGAATTATCGTCAATTCTCCGTCTGCTCTCGGTGGCCTGGGCAATTTGTACAATAACATGGTCCCGTCGCTGACCCTGGGTACAGGCTCTTACGGGCATAACTCGATTTCGCACAACTTGTCCGACTTCGATTTGCTTAATATTAAGATTGTTGCGAAACGGCGTAATAACATGCAGTGGGTTAAACTGCCGCCGAGAATTTATTTTGAACGGAACGCGCTGCGCTATCTGAAACAGATGTCCGACATCCATCGTGTCTTTCTGGTCTGCGATCCCGACATGGTCAAGCTCGGTTATGCTGATCGCGTCGTTGACATGCTGAACCGGCGCAGAGAAGCACCATCGATTGAAATCTTCTCTCAGGTTGAACCGGACCCGACAACGGATACGATCTGCCGTGGTGTGGACAGCATGAAACAATTCCATCCCGATACGATCATCGCATTAGGCGGTGGTTCCGCGATGGATGCAGCAAAAGGGATGTGGCTGTTTTACGAACGCCCCGATGTTTTATTTACCGCCGCCAAGCAGAAATTCCATGACACACATAAGCGGACCTGTAAAGTGCCGGAACTGAAAAAAGTAAAATATATTGGTATTCCGACGACATCCGGCACAGGTTCGGAAGTAACACCCTATGCCGTGATCACGGATGTGAAAACGCATGTCAAATATCCGATTACAGACTATGCGCTGCAGCCTGACGTCGCCATCATCGATCCGCAGTTTGTTGAGACCCTGCCGAAACGGACGGTCGCCTGGTCCGGGCTGGATGTGCTGACGCATGCAGTGGAAGCTTATGTATCCGTCTACGCCTCGGATTATACACGCGGCTGGTCGCTTCAGGCAATCAAGCTGGTATTCGAGAATCTGCGCGCTTCTTATGCCGGTGATCAGGATGCACGGGAGGCCATGCATAATGCCTCAACGATCGCCGGTATGGCTATTGCCAATGCCTTTCTGGGGATTAACCATTCGCTCGCTCATAAGCTGGGCGATGAGTTCGGTCTGCCACACGGTCTTGCCATTTCGATTATGTTCCCGCAGGTTGTTCGCTACAATGCGAAGATACCAACGAAGCTTGCCATCTGGCCAAAATATAATCGTTTCAGAGCGGATGAGGATTATGCAGCAATCGCCCGGTTCCTCGGATTTAAAGGAAGCACGACAGAAGAGCTGGTTGAAAGTTTTGTTCAGGAATTTATTAAACTGGCCCATGATGTCGATGTTACACTGAATCTGAAAGATAATCAGGTGGAGAAAAAGCACTTTGACGCAACCGTGGACAAGCTCGCTGAACTCGCTTATGAGGATCAGTGCACCTCGACCAACCCTAAAGAACCCCTGATCAGTGAGCTGAAACAGCTTCTGACAAATGCGTACGAAGGAGTCGGCACAGAAGTCTGA